In Camelus bactrianus isolate YW-2024 breed Bactrian camel chromosome 18, ASM4877302v1, whole genome shotgun sequence, one DNA window encodes the following:
- the LOC105082870 gene encoding olfactory receptor 7A17-like translates to MSVCIFYCIVQDSHTSYMEQENHTQFSEFILLGLSEEAEMQPLLFWLFLFMYLITFAGNLLIILTTLFDSHLHTPMYFFLSNLYFSDICFTSTTIPKMLLNIHIQNKSITYKGCLTQMYFFILFAELDIFLLSVMAYDRFVAICHPLHYTAIMNPHLCGLLLLASWTLSVLDALLRGLLVLRLSFCTDLEIPHFFCEINQVIQLACSDTLLNVIEMYFATGLLGIIPLSGIIVSYSRIFSSILRITSTSGKYKAFSTCGSHLSIVSLCYGTGLGVYLSSAATQNSRASAIASVMYTVVTPMLNPFIYSLRNKDIKRALKSLVSTVTFNE, encoded by the coding sequence AtgtctgtttgtattttttattgcatCGTTCAAGACAGTCACACCAGCTATATGGAACAAGAAAATCACACACAGTTTTCAGAATTTATTCTCCTCGGACTGTCAGAAGAGGCAGAGATGCAGCCTCTCCTCTTTTGGCTTTTCCTCTTCATGTACCTGATTACTTTTGCTGGAAACCTGCTCATCATTCTCACCACCCTCTTTGACTCCCACCTCCACacgcccatgtacttcttcctctccaACTTGTATTTTTCAGACATCTGTTTCACCTCCACCACCATCCCAaagatgctgctgaacatccacATCCAGAACAAAAGCATCACCTACAAAGGCTGCCTCACCCAGATgtattttttcatcctttttgcAGAACTGGACATTTTCCTCCTCTCTGTGATGGCCTATGACCGGTTCGTAGCCATCTGCCATCCACTGCACTACACAGCCATTATGAACCCCCATCTCTGTGGCTTGCTCTTGCTGGCATCTTGGACATTGAGTGTCCTGGACGCTTTGCTACGTGGTTTACTGGTGTTGCGGCTTTCCTTTTGTACTGACTTGGAGATCCCCCATTTCTTCTGTGAAATCAATCAGGTTATCCAACTTGCCTGTTCTGACACTCTCCTCAATGTCATAGAGATGTATTTTGCCACTGGGCTGTTGGGCATTATCCCCCTTTCTGGCATTATTGTTTCTTATTCTCGTATTTTCTCCTCCATACTGAGAATTACATCAACAAGCGGGAAGTATAAGGCATTTTCCACCTGCGGGTCTCATCTTTCCATTGTTTCCTTGTGTTATGGCACAGGTCTTGGGGTGTACCTCAGTTCTGCCGCTACCCAAAATTCCAGAGCCAGTGCAATAGCCTCTGTGATGTACACTGTGGTCACTCCAATGCTGAATCCATTTATTTACTCTCTAAGGAACAAGGACATAAAGAGGGCTCTTAAAAGTCTTGTCAGCACTGTCACTTTCAATGAGTGA
- the AHSP gene encoding alpha-hemoglobin-stabilizing protein, protein MALLQTNKDLISAGIKEFKTLLNQQVFSDPVISEEAMETVANDWVNFYINYYRQQMVGEQQEQDRALQELRQELTTLAASFLDKYRNFLKSL, encoded by the exons ATGGCTCTTCTTCAGACCAACAAGGATCTCATTTCTGCAGGAATAAAGGAATTTAAGACTCTGCTCAATCAGCAG GTCTTCTCTGATCCTGTCATCTCTGAAGAAGCCATGGAGACTGTGGCAAATGACTGGGTGAACTTCTACATCAACTATTACAGGCAGCAGATGGTGGGGGAGCAGCAAGAACAGGACAGGGCCCTGCAGGAACTTCGACAAGAGCTGACTACTCTGGCTGCCTCTTTCCTGGACAAATACAGGAACTTCTTGAAGTCCTTGTGA